A stretch of Antennarius striatus isolate MH-2024 chromosome 6, ASM4005453v1, whole genome shotgun sequence DNA encodes these proteins:
- the scarf1 gene encoding scavenger receptor class F member 1 isoform X4: MNLLLGVLNVLIYCSYSSHTLDPAGKNVCYGIRNPSTPVCCTGWRQDGKECTIPVCEGEQACLNNEICVYPGVCHCPPGYYGAHCKTRCPAEFWAPNCRRVCQCHPHGRCHPVTGECTCNANRWGPLCQHACKCTRHGRCHPIYGNCTCDEGWWSPTCSKPCQCISGGSAGPSCDQLTGRCQCHRGHWGLKCLVSCNCYLSQCNQRTGVCDCEAGWWGPSCDRRCNCDLTHSRCDPVSGQCLCHPGYQGLFCNLPCEARKYGSGCTMSCGFCKDNHICSATDGACAACEPGWNGTQCNHQCPPGYYGEGCLKKCTHCRKDEPCDPQTGRCWRCDPGWTGPRCEEACSNRTFGDACRFLCSLCIHGNCDHVTGRCVCLAGFQGESCNSSCPARHYGLNCSSTCDCGEGVSCNTVTGICPNSVRGSVLAGILVPLLLLLLAVLCCCLCCGGGPVDNKDRATLADGGWSVRVKYHVYSVLANIGAALPCISDWSSGLPRVTVSHHDPELTFNHSFIEPPSSGWVAEGSSFDSDEEEGEALYCVPPREDIEAVAGGEFQEMSSKCNMFLDPSGFSSEDITSPFNIPRTSSLAKSKRPSVSFAEGTRFCSKERRGSGQDPPALPGLARNKPKSPWGVLMLSSLQSQGGPVRTGEDNGAAGVEKRAAEVDVQKTDDQESCCEVEDQDLDSSPPQATLQVPGASGRRRTMSNTAGHKGTQLTTFASDGQAGISDKVTTVYVTVGKAGRPAMKTESTSEGPVQAMLRRLGSLQRKREQESGWVRPKAPEGVTKPPRKKLGARASIWEQGESSAVEVAICKPIRRKHASLNTPDTAVAGDTLASEGSTPKRPLSSILKSVPEVVAAASGSEVKNEGDGRQDDPGVGRIESSYLSVGPAGDAASLTEVIANEGAEPCYENVR, encoded by the exons ATGAATCTTCTCCTTGGAGTGCTGAATGTTCTCATCTACTGCTCGTACtcttcacacacactggatcCGGCTGGAAAGAATGTCTGCTATGGTATCAG GAATCCCTCCACGCCGGTTTGCTGCACTGGATGGCGTCAAGATGGAAAAGAGTGTACCATAC cCGTGTGTGAAGGAGAGCAGGCCTGTCTCAACAATGAGATTTGTGTGTATCCCGGAGTGTGTCACTGTCCACCTGGCTACTATGGTGCCCACTGTAAAACAC GCTGTCCGGCTGAGTTCTGGGCTCCAAATTGCCGTCGGGTGTGTCAGTGCCATCCACACGGGCGCTGTCACCCCGTCACTGGTGAGTGCACCTGCAACGCCAACCGTTGGGGTCCACTGTGTCAGCATGCCTGCAAGTGCACCCGGCATGGCCGCTGCCACCCCATCTATGGAAACTGCACCTGCGACGAGGGCTGGTGGTCGCCCACCTGCTCCAAACCGTGTCAGTGCATCAGCGGGGGATCTGCTGGTCCCAGCTGCGACCAGTTGACTGGCCGGTGTCAGTGCCACAGGGGTCACTGGGGGCTGAAGTGTCTCGTCAGCTGCAACTGCTACCTGTCACAGTGCAACCAGCGCACCGGTGTGTGTGACTGCGAGGCAGGCTGGTGGGGACCCAGCTGTGATCGAAGGTGTAACTGTGACCTCACACACAGCAGATGTGACCCCGTCAGCGGGCAGTGCCTGTGCCACCCGGGGTACCAAGGTCTGTTCTGCAACCTGCCCTGTGAGGCCAGGAAGTACGGCAGTGGTTGTACGATGAG TTGTGGCTTCTGTAAAGACAACCACATCTGCTCTGCCACCGACGGCGCCTGTGCTGCATGTGAACCTGGCTGGAACGGTACACAGTGCAACCACCAGTGCCCACCTGGTTATTATGGAGAAGGCTGCCTTAAGAAATGCACACATTGCAGAAAAGATGAACCGTGTGACCCTCAAACTGGGAGATGCTGGAGATGTGACCCTGGGTGGACTGGACccag GTGTGAGGAAGCCTGCTCTAACAGGACATTTGGAGATGCCTGCCGCTTCCTCTGCAGCCTTTGTATCCATGGTAACTGTGATCACGTGACAGGAAGGTGTGTCTGTCTGGCAGGCTTTCAGGGAGAGAG CTGTAACAGTAGCTGCCCCGCCCGGCACTATGGCCTCAActgttcctccacctgtgaCTGTGGTGAGGGGGTCTCGTGCAACACGGTCACTGGCATCTGCCCCAACA gtgtcagAGGCTCTGTATTAGCAGGTATTCTAGTGCCtttgctcctgctgctcctcgctgttctctgctgctgtttgtgttgtggAGGAGGTCCTGTTGATAACAAAGACAG GGCAACTTTGGCAGATGGCGGCTGGTCAGTTCGGGTGAAGTATCATGTCTACAGTGTCCTGGCTAACATCGGTGCTGCCCTCCCCTGTATCTCTGACTGGTCCTCTGGCCTGCCTCGTGTCACTG TGTCTCACCATGACCCAGAGCTGACCTTCAACCACAGCTTCATTGAGCCACCCTCCTCTGGTTGGGTGGCTGAGGGCTCATCCTTTGATagtgatgaggaagagggagaggcgCTCTACTGTGTCCCTCCAAGAGAAG ACATTGAGGCGGTGGCAGGCGGAGAATTCCAGGAGATGAGCTCCAAATGTAACATGTTCTTAGACCCATCGGGCTTCAGCAGCGAGGACATTACCTCACCCTTTAACATCCCTCGTACCTCCAGTCTCGCCAAGTCCAAGCGTCCGTCTGTCTCTTTTGCCGAGGGCACCCGCTTTTGCTCCAAGGAGAGGCGTGGCTCTGGTCAGGATCCACCTGCTCTTCCTGGACTTGCCCGCAACAAACCCAAGTCACCCTGGGGGGTTTTGATGCTGTCTTCTCTCCAAAGTCAGGGAGGTCCTGTTAGAACTGGGGAGGACAATGGTGCTGCTGGGGTCGAGAAGAGGGCAGCTGAGGTTGATGTGCAGAAGACAGATGACCAGGAATCTTGCTGTGAAGTAGAGGACCAGGATTTAGACAGTTCCCCACCCCAGGCTACCCTGCAGGTACCCGGGGCATCAGGACGAAGACGCACCATGTCCAACACAGCTGGTCATAAAGGGACTCAGCTGACAACGTTTGCATCTGATGGACAGGCAGGCATCTCAGATAAGGTCACGACAGTGTATGTGACGGTGGGTAAGGCGGGTAGACCCGCAATGAAAACAGAGTCAACCTCTGAGGGGCCTGTCCAGGCGATGCTGCGACGGCTCGGCAGCCTCCAGAGAAAAAGGGAGCAGGAATCTGGTTGGGTTAGGCCTAAGGCACCTGAAGGTGTGACCAAACCCCCAAGGAAGAAGCTTGGAGCTCGGGCTAGCATATGGGAGCAAGGAGAGTCATCTGCAGTGGAGGTTGCCATATGTAAGCCAATCAGGAGAAAGCATGCTTCACTCAACACCCCTGACACGGCTGTTGCCGGTGACACTCTTGCATCAGAGGGCAGCACTCCTAAAAGGCCACTGTCATCTATTTTGAAGAGTGTGCCAGAGGTGGTTGCAGCTGCTTCAGGGTCAGAGGTGAAAAATGAGGGTGATGGAAGGCAGGATGATCCCGGTGTTGGAAGAATTGAGAGCAGCTACTTGAGTGTGGGACCAGCAGGAGACGCTGCGAGTCTCACTGAGGTCATTGCCAATGAGGGTGCTGAGCCGTGCTACGAAAACGTCAGATGA
- the scarf1 gene encoding scavenger receptor class F member 1 isoform X2 — protein sequence MSAMVSGIPPRRFAALDGVKMEKSVPYVSLTYLTDNKRNFVYWFVFHWYTVCVCVCVCVCVCVCVCVCVCMCVCACAAVCEGEQACLNNEICVYPGVCHCPPGYYGAHCKTRCPAEFWAPNCRRVCQCHPHGRCHPVTGECTCNANRWGPLCQHACKCTRHGRCHPIYGNCTCDEGWWSPTCSKPCQCISGGSAGPSCDQLTGRCQCHRGHWGLKCLVSCNCYLSQCNQRTGVCDCEAGWWGPSCDRRCNCDLTHSRCDPVSGQCLCHPGYQGLFCNLPCEARKYGSGCTMSCGFCKDNHICSATDGACAACEPGWNGTQCNHQCPPGYYGEGCLKKCTHCRKDEPCDPQTGRCWRCDPGWTGPRCEEACSNRTFGDACRFLCSLCIHGNCDHVTGRCVCLAGFQGESCNSSCPARHYGLNCSSTCDCGEGVSCNTVTGICPNSVRGSVLAGILVPLLLLLLAVLCCCLCCGGGPVDNKDRATLADGGWSVRVKYHVYSVLANIGAALPCISDWSSGLPRVTVSHHDPELTFNHSFIEPPSSGWVAEGSSFDSDEEEGEALYCVPPREDIEAVAGGEFQEMSSKCNMFLDPSGFSSEDITSPFNIPRTSSLAKSKRPSVSFAEGTRFCSKERRGSGQDPPALPGLARNKPKSPWGVLMLSSLQSQGGPVRTGEDNGAAGVEKRAAEVDVQKTDDQESCCEVEDQDLDSSPPQATLQVPGASGRRRTMSNTAGHKGTQLTTFASDGQAGISDKVTTVYVTVGKAGRPAMKTESTSEGPVQAMLRRLGSLQRKREQESGWVRPKAPEGVTKPPRKKLGARASIWEQGESSAVEVAICKPIRRKHASLNTPDTAVAGDTLASEGSTPKRPLSSILKSVPEVVAAASGSEVKNEGDGRQDDPGVGRIESSYLSVGPAGDAASLTEVIANEGAEPCYENVR from the exons ATGTCTGCTATGGTATCAG GAATCCCTCCACGCCGGTTTGCTGCACTGGATGGCGTCAAGATGGAAAAGAGTGTACCATACGTGAGTTTAACTTATTTAACGGATAACAAGAGGAACTTTGTTTACTGGTTTGTCTTTCACTggtatactgtgtgtgtgtgtgtgtgtgtgtgtgtgtgtgtgtgtgtgtgtgtgtgtgtgtgtgtgtgtatgtgtgtgtgtgcgtgcgcagcCGTGTGTGAAGGAGAGCAGGCCTGTCTCAACAATGAGATTTGTGTGTATCCCGGAGTGTGTCACTGTCCACCTGGCTACTATGGTGCCCACTGTAAAACAC GCTGTCCGGCTGAGTTCTGGGCTCCAAATTGCCGTCGGGTGTGTCAGTGCCATCCACACGGGCGCTGTCACCCCGTCACTGGTGAGTGCACCTGCAACGCCAACCGTTGGGGTCCACTGTGTCAGCATGCCTGCAAGTGCACCCGGCATGGCCGCTGCCACCCCATCTATGGAAACTGCACCTGCGACGAGGGCTGGTGGTCGCCCACCTGCTCCAAACCGTGTCAGTGCATCAGCGGGGGATCTGCTGGTCCCAGCTGCGACCAGTTGACTGGCCGGTGTCAGTGCCACAGGGGTCACTGGGGGCTGAAGTGTCTCGTCAGCTGCAACTGCTACCTGTCACAGTGCAACCAGCGCACCGGTGTGTGTGACTGCGAGGCAGGCTGGTGGGGACCCAGCTGTGATCGAAGGTGTAACTGTGACCTCACACACAGCAGATGTGACCCCGTCAGCGGGCAGTGCCTGTGCCACCCGGGGTACCAAGGTCTGTTCTGCAACCTGCCCTGTGAGGCCAGGAAGTACGGCAGTGGTTGTACGATGAG TTGTGGCTTCTGTAAAGACAACCACATCTGCTCTGCCACCGACGGCGCCTGTGCTGCATGTGAACCTGGCTGGAACGGTACACAGTGCAACCACCAGTGCCCACCTGGTTATTATGGAGAAGGCTGCCTTAAGAAATGCACACATTGCAGAAAAGATGAACCGTGTGACCCTCAAACTGGGAGATGCTGGAGATGTGACCCTGGGTGGACTGGACccag GTGTGAGGAAGCCTGCTCTAACAGGACATTTGGAGATGCCTGCCGCTTCCTCTGCAGCCTTTGTATCCATGGTAACTGTGATCACGTGACAGGAAGGTGTGTCTGTCTGGCAGGCTTTCAGGGAGAGAG CTGTAACAGTAGCTGCCCCGCCCGGCACTATGGCCTCAActgttcctccacctgtgaCTGTGGTGAGGGGGTCTCGTGCAACACGGTCACTGGCATCTGCCCCAACA gtgtcagAGGCTCTGTATTAGCAGGTATTCTAGTGCCtttgctcctgctgctcctcgctgttctctgctgctgtttgtgttgtggAGGAGGTCCTGTTGATAACAAAGACAG GGCAACTTTGGCAGATGGCGGCTGGTCAGTTCGGGTGAAGTATCATGTCTACAGTGTCCTGGCTAACATCGGTGCTGCCCTCCCCTGTATCTCTGACTGGTCCTCTGGCCTGCCTCGTGTCACTG TGTCTCACCATGACCCAGAGCTGACCTTCAACCACAGCTTCATTGAGCCACCCTCCTCTGGTTGGGTGGCTGAGGGCTCATCCTTTGATagtgatgaggaagagggagaggcgCTCTACTGTGTCCCTCCAAGAGAAG ACATTGAGGCGGTGGCAGGCGGAGAATTCCAGGAGATGAGCTCCAAATGTAACATGTTCTTAGACCCATCGGGCTTCAGCAGCGAGGACATTACCTCACCCTTTAACATCCCTCGTACCTCCAGTCTCGCCAAGTCCAAGCGTCCGTCTGTCTCTTTTGCCGAGGGCACCCGCTTTTGCTCCAAGGAGAGGCGTGGCTCTGGTCAGGATCCACCTGCTCTTCCTGGACTTGCCCGCAACAAACCCAAGTCACCCTGGGGGGTTTTGATGCTGTCTTCTCTCCAAAGTCAGGGAGGTCCTGTTAGAACTGGGGAGGACAATGGTGCTGCTGGGGTCGAGAAGAGGGCAGCTGAGGTTGATGTGCAGAAGACAGATGACCAGGAATCTTGCTGTGAAGTAGAGGACCAGGATTTAGACAGTTCCCCACCCCAGGCTACCCTGCAGGTACCCGGGGCATCAGGACGAAGACGCACCATGTCCAACACAGCTGGTCATAAAGGGACTCAGCTGACAACGTTTGCATCTGATGGACAGGCAGGCATCTCAGATAAGGTCACGACAGTGTATGTGACGGTGGGTAAGGCGGGTAGACCCGCAATGAAAACAGAGTCAACCTCTGAGGGGCCTGTCCAGGCGATGCTGCGACGGCTCGGCAGCCTCCAGAGAAAAAGGGAGCAGGAATCTGGTTGGGTTAGGCCTAAGGCACCTGAAGGTGTGACCAAACCCCCAAGGAAGAAGCTTGGAGCTCGGGCTAGCATATGGGAGCAAGGAGAGTCATCTGCAGTGGAGGTTGCCATATGTAAGCCAATCAGGAGAAAGCATGCTTCACTCAACACCCCTGACACGGCTGTTGCCGGTGACACTCTTGCATCAGAGGGCAGCACTCCTAAAAGGCCACTGTCATCTATTTTGAAGAGTGTGCCAGAGGTGGTTGCAGCTGCTTCAGGGTCAGAGGTGAAAAATGAGGGTGATGGAAGGCAGGATGATCCCGGTGTTGGAAGAATTGAGAGCAGCTACTTGAGTGTGGGACCAGCAGGAGACGCTGCGAGTCTCACTGAGGTCATTGCCAATGAGGGTGCTGAGCCGTGCTACGAAAACGTCAGATGA
- the scarf1 gene encoding scavenger receptor class F member 1 isoform X1, with protein sequence MTAARTNFQTCDQLLNTEAEFCSCEEKTSSFSRRDKLDWLHLYLFFFSETFAKSQWVSFNCEMSSWIILYIVRNPSTPVCCTGWRQDGKECTIPVCEGEQACLNNEICVYPGVCHCPPGYYGAHCKTRCPAEFWAPNCRRVCQCHPHGRCHPVTGECTCNANRWGPLCQHACKCTRHGRCHPIYGNCTCDEGWWSPTCSKPCQCISGGSAGPSCDQLTGRCQCHRGHWGLKCLVSCNCYLSQCNQRTGVCDCEAGWWGPSCDRRCNCDLTHSRCDPVSGQCLCHPGYQGLFCNLPCEARKYGSGCTMSCGFCKDNHICSATDGACAACEPGWNGTQCNHQCPPGYYGEGCLKKCTHCRKDEPCDPQTGRCWRCDPGWTGPRCEEACSNRTFGDACRFLCSLCIHGNCDHVTGRCVCLAGFQGESCNSSCPARHYGLNCSSTCDCGEGVSCNTVTGICPNSVRGSVLAGILVPLLLLLLAVLCCCLCCGGGPVDNKDRATLADGGWSVRVKYHVYSVLANIGAALPCISDWSSGLPRVTVSHHDPELTFNHSFIEPPSSGWVAEGSSFDSDEEEGEALYCVPPREDIEAVAGGEFQEMSSKCNMFLDPSGFSSEDITSPFNIPRTSSLAKSKRPSVSFAEGTRFCSKERRGSGQDPPALPGLARNKPKSPWGVLMLSSLQSQGGPVRTGEDNGAAGVEKRAAEVDVQKTDDQESCCEVEDQDLDSSPPQATLQVPGASGRRRTMSNTAGHKGTQLTTFASDGQAGISDKVTTVYVTVGKAGRPAMKTESTSEGPVQAMLRRLGSLQRKREQESGWVRPKAPEGVTKPPRKKLGARASIWEQGESSAVEVAICKPIRRKHASLNTPDTAVAGDTLASEGSTPKRPLSSILKSVPEVVAAASGSEVKNEGDGRQDDPGVGRIESSYLSVGPAGDAASLTEVIANEGAEPCYENVR encoded by the exons ATGACAGCAGCAAGGACTAACTTCCAGACTTGTGACCAGCTGCTGAACACTGAAGCTGAGTTCTGTTCATGCGAAGAGAAAACTAGTTCATTCTCAAGGCGTGATAAACTGGATTGGTTGCATTtgtacttatttttttttagtgaaacATTTGCGAAATCCCAGTGGGTTTCATTTAATTGCGAAATGTCAAGTTGGATTATATTGTATATTGTCAGGAATCCCTCCACGCCGGTTTGCTGCACTGGATGGCGTCAAGATGGAAAAGAGTGTACCATAC cCGTGTGTGAAGGAGAGCAGGCCTGTCTCAACAATGAGATTTGTGTGTATCCCGGAGTGTGTCACTGTCCACCTGGCTACTATGGTGCCCACTGTAAAACAC GCTGTCCGGCTGAGTTCTGGGCTCCAAATTGCCGTCGGGTGTGTCAGTGCCATCCACACGGGCGCTGTCACCCCGTCACTGGTGAGTGCACCTGCAACGCCAACCGTTGGGGTCCACTGTGTCAGCATGCCTGCAAGTGCACCCGGCATGGCCGCTGCCACCCCATCTATGGAAACTGCACCTGCGACGAGGGCTGGTGGTCGCCCACCTGCTCCAAACCGTGTCAGTGCATCAGCGGGGGATCTGCTGGTCCCAGCTGCGACCAGTTGACTGGCCGGTGTCAGTGCCACAGGGGTCACTGGGGGCTGAAGTGTCTCGTCAGCTGCAACTGCTACCTGTCACAGTGCAACCAGCGCACCGGTGTGTGTGACTGCGAGGCAGGCTGGTGGGGACCCAGCTGTGATCGAAGGTGTAACTGTGACCTCACACACAGCAGATGTGACCCCGTCAGCGGGCAGTGCCTGTGCCACCCGGGGTACCAAGGTCTGTTCTGCAACCTGCCCTGTGAGGCCAGGAAGTACGGCAGTGGTTGTACGATGAG TTGTGGCTTCTGTAAAGACAACCACATCTGCTCTGCCACCGACGGCGCCTGTGCTGCATGTGAACCTGGCTGGAACGGTACACAGTGCAACCACCAGTGCCCACCTGGTTATTATGGAGAAGGCTGCCTTAAGAAATGCACACATTGCAGAAAAGATGAACCGTGTGACCCTCAAACTGGGAGATGCTGGAGATGTGACCCTGGGTGGACTGGACccag GTGTGAGGAAGCCTGCTCTAACAGGACATTTGGAGATGCCTGCCGCTTCCTCTGCAGCCTTTGTATCCATGGTAACTGTGATCACGTGACAGGAAGGTGTGTCTGTCTGGCAGGCTTTCAGGGAGAGAG CTGTAACAGTAGCTGCCCCGCCCGGCACTATGGCCTCAActgttcctccacctgtgaCTGTGGTGAGGGGGTCTCGTGCAACACGGTCACTGGCATCTGCCCCAACA gtgtcagAGGCTCTGTATTAGCAGGTATTCTAGTGCCtttgctcctgctgctcctcgctgttctctgctgctgtttgtgttgtggAGGAGGTCCTGTTGATAACAAAGACAG GGCAACTTTGGCAGATGGCGGCTGGTCAGTTCGGGTGAAGTATCATGTCTACAGTGTCCTGGCTAACATCGGTGCTGCCCTCCCCTGTATCTCTGACTGGTCCTCTGGCCTGCCTCGTGTCACTG TGTCTCACCATGACCCAGAGCTGACCTTCAACCACAGCTTCATTGAGCCACCCTCCTCTGGTTGGGTGGCTGAGGGCTCATCCTTTGATagtgatgaggaagagggagaggcgCTCTACTGTGTCCCTCCAAGAGAAG ACATTGAGGCGGTGGCAGGCGGAGAATTCCAGGAGATGAGCTCCAAATGTAACATGTTCTTAGACCCATCGGGCTTCAGCAGCGAGGACATTACCTCACCCTTTAACATCCCTCGTACCTCCAGTCTCGCCAAGTCCAAGCGTCCGTCTGTCTCTTTTGCCGAGGGCACCCGCTTTTGCTCCAAGGAGAGGCGTGGCTCTGGTCAGGATCCACCTGCTCTTCCTGGACTTGCCCGCAACAAACCCAAGTCACCCTGGGGGGTTTTGATGCTGTCTTCTCTCCAAAGTCAGGGAGGTCCTGTTAGAACTGGGGAGGACAATGGTGCTGCTGGGGTCGAGAAGAGGGCAGCTGAGGTTGATGTGCAGAAGACAGATGACCAGGAATCTTGCTGTGAAGTAGAGGACCAGGATTTAGACAGTTCCCCACCCCAGGCTACCCTGCAGGTACCCGGGGCATCAGGACGAAGACGCACCATGTCCAACACAGCTGGTCATAAAGGGACTCAGCTGACAACGTTTGCATCTGATGGACAGGCAGGCATCTCAGATAAGGTCACGACAGTGTATGTGACGGTGGGTAAGGCGGGTAGACCCGCAATGAAAACAGAGTCAACCTCTGAGGGGCCTGTCCAGGCGATGCTGCGACGGCTCGGCAGCCTCCAGAGAAAAAGGGAGCAGGAATCTGGTTGGGTTAGGCCTAAGGCACCTGAAGGTGTGACCAAACCCCCAAGGAAGAAGCTTGGAGCTCGGGCTAGCATATGGGAGCAAGGAGAGTCATCTGCAGTGGAGGTTGCCATATGTAAGCCAATCAGGAGAAAGCATGCTTCACTCAACACCCCTGACACGGCTGTTGCCGGTGACACTCTTGCATCAGAGGGCAGCACTCCTAAAAGGCCACTGTCATCTATTTTGAAGAGTGTGCCAGAGGTGGTTGCAGCTGCTTCAGGGTCAGAGGTGAAAAATGAGGGTGATGGAAGGCAGGATGATCCCGGTGTTGGAAGAATTGAGAGCAGCTACTTGAGTGTGGGACCAGCAGGAGACGCTGCGAGTCTCACTGAGGTCATTGCCAATGAGGGTGCTGAGCCGTGCTACGAAAACGTCAGATGA